A genome region from Carya illinoinensis cultivar Pawnee chromosome 2, C.illinoinensisPawnee_v1, whole genome shotgun sequence includes the following:
- the LOC122300565 gene encoding uncharacterized protein LOC122300565 isoform X4 — MILPLQPHNLIYSLIPIQNRVAFLTRASFFLLVVVLILISSALSSIATNAKPLKKQHPRINMKVHPMPRKRNITVQYDMNARDPLSEAQALLGLSSKKLRRLPHVFSRVLELPFRSDADVSVEEKPDCFRFIAEADNDIRNVRAHTVEIHPGVTKIVVRESGSLELSLDELELDMWRFRLPESTRPELASAAFVDGELIVTVPKGEEGVENAEENGIGGGGDEDVWRDGNGEGFRGGIGAGF, encoded by the coding sequence ATGATTCTTCCCCTTCAACCTCACAATCTGATCTATTCTTTGATTCCCATACAAAATCGGGTTGCTTTTTTGACAAGGGCATCTTTCTTTTTGCTGGTggtagtattaatattaatctcTAGCGCTCTCTCTTCCATCGCTACCAACGCCAAACCCCTAAAGAAGCAGCATCCCAGAATCAACATGAAGGTCCACCCGATGCCCAGGAAGCGCAACATCACCGTCCAATACGATATGAATGCGAGAGATCCTCTCTCTGAAGCTCAGGCCCTTCTGGGTCTCTCCTCCAAGAAGCTCAGACGCTTGCCTCACGTCTTCAGCCGCGTCCTCGAGCTCCCCTTTAGGTCCGACGCGGATGTCTCGGTCGAGGAGAAGCCAGATTGCTTCCGATTCATCGCTGAGGCCGATAACGATATCCGCAACGTACGGGCCCACACCGTTGAAATCCATCCCGGGGTAACTAAGATTGTGGTGAGGGAAAGTGGGTCCCTCGAATTGTCCTTGGACGAGCTTGAGCTCGATATGTGGAGATTTCGGCTACCCGAGTCGACCAGGCCCGAGTTGGCGAGCGCGGCCTTTGTCGATGGAGAGCTTATCGTGACGGTGCCCAAGGGCGAGGAGGGAGTGGAGAACGCTGAGGAAAATGgcattggtggtggtggagacGAGGATGTTTGGAGAGATGGGAATGGTGAGGGCTTTAGAGGAGGTATCGGAG
- the LOC122300565 gene encoding uncharacterized protein LOC122300565 isoform X2, which yields MILPLQPHNLIYSLIPIQNRVAFLTRASFFLLVVVLILISSALSSIATNAKPLKKQHPRINMKVHPMPRKRNITVQYDMNARDPLSEAQALLGLSSKKLRRLPHVFSRVLELPFRSDADVSVEEKPDCFRFIAEADNDIRNVRAHTVEIHPGVTKIVVRESGSLELSLDELELDMWRFRLPESTRPELASAAFVDGELIVTVPKGEEGVENAEENGIGGGGDEDVWRDGNGEGFRGGIGVLPDALAEIIV from the coding sequence ATGATTCTTCCCCTTCAACCTCACAATCTGATCTATTCTTTGATTCCCATACAAAATCGGGTTGCTTTTTTGACAAGGGCATCTTTCTTTTTGCTGGTggtagtattaatattaatctcTAGCGCTCTCTCTTCCATCGCTACCAACGCCAAACCCCTAAAGAAGCAGCATCCCAGAATCAACATGAAGGTCCACCCGATGCCCAGGAAGCGCAACATCACCGTCCAATACGATATGAATGCGAGAGATCCTCTCTCTGAAGCTCAGGCCCTTCTGGGTCTCTCCTCCAAGAAGCTCAGACGCTTGCCTCACGTCTTCAGCCGCGTCCTCGAGCTCCCCTTTAGGTCCGACGCGGATGTCTCGGTCGAGGAGAAGCCAGATTGCTTCCGATTCATCGCTGAGGCCGATAACGATATCCGCAACGTACGGGCCCACACCGTTGAAATCCATCCCGGGGTAACTAAGATTGTGGTGAGGGAAAGTGGGTCCCTCGAATTGTCCTTGGACGAGCTTGAGCTCGATATGTGGAGATTTCGGCTACCCGAGTCGACCAGGCCCGAGTTGGCGAGCGCGGCCTTTGTCGATGGAGAGCTTATCGTGACGGTGCCCAAGGGCGAGGAGGGAGTGGAGAACGCTGAGGAAAATGgcattggtggtggtggagacGAGGATGTTTGGAGAGATGGGAATGGTGAGGGCTTTAGAGGAGGTATCGGAG
- the LOC122300565 gene encoding uncharacterized protein LOC122300565 isoform X1: MILPLQPHNLIYSLIPIQNRVAFLTRASFFLLVVVLILISSALSSIATNAKPLKKQHPRINMKVHPMPRKRNITVQYDMNARDPLSEAQALLGLSSKKLRRLPHVFSRVLELPFRSDADVSVEEKPDCFRFIAEADNDIRNVRAHTVEIHPGVTKIVVRESGSLELSLDELELDMWRFRLPESTRPELASAAFVDGELIVTVPKGEEGVENAEENGIGGGGDEDVWRDGNGEGFRGGIGVQRSVTVLPDALAEIIV, from the coding sequence ATGATTCTTCCCCTTCAACCTCACAATCTGATCTATTCTTTGATTCCCATACAAAATCGGGTTGCTTTTTTGACAAGGGCATCTTTCTTTTTGCTGGTggtagtattaatattaatctcTAGCGCTCTCTCTTCCATCGCTACCAACGCCAAACCCCTAAAGAAGCAGCATCCCAGAATCAACATGAAGGTCCACCCGATGCCCAGGAAGCGCAACATCACCGTCCAATACGATATGAATGCGAGAGATCCTCTCTCTGAAGCTCAGGCCCTTCTGGGTCTCTCCTCCAAGAAGCTCAGACGCTTGCCTCACGTCTTCAGCCGCGTCCTCGAGCTCCCCTTTAGGTCCGACGCGGATGTCTCGGTCGAGGAGAAGCCAGATTGCTTCCGATTCATCGCTGAGGCCGATAACGATATCCGCAACGTACGGGCCCACACCGTTGAAATCCATCCCGGGGTAACTAAGATTGTGGTGAGGGAAAGTGGGTCCCTCGAATTGTCCTTGGACGAGCTTGAGCTCGATATGTGGAGATTTCGGCTACCCGAGTCGACCAGGCCCGAGTTGGCGAGCGCGGCCTTTGTCGATGGAGAGCTTATCGTGACGGTGCCCAAGGGCGAGGAGGGAGTGGAGAACGCTGAGGAAAATGgcattggtggtggtggagacGAGGATGTTTGGAGAGATGGGAATGGTGAGGGCTTTAGAGGAGGTATCGGAG
- the LOC122300565 gene encoding uncharacterized protein LOC122300565 isoform X3: MILPLQPHNLIYSLIPIQNRVAFLTRASFFLLVVVLILISSALSSIATNAKPLKKQHPRINMKVHPMPRKRNITVQYDMNARDPLSEAQALLGLSSKKLRRLPHVFSRVLELPFRSDADVSVEEKPDCFRFIAEADNDIRNVRAHTVEIHPGVTKIVVRESGSLELSLDELELDMWRFRLPESTRPELASAAFVDGELIVTVPKGEEGVENAEENGIGGGGDEDVWRDGNGEGFRGGIGEIIV; the protein is encoded by the coding sequence ATGATTCTTCCCCTTCAACCTCACAATCTGATCTATTCTTTGATTCCCATACAAAATCGGGTTGCTTTTTTGACAAGGGCATCTTTCTTTTTGCTGGTggtagtattaatattaatctcTAGCGCTCTCTCTTCCATCGCTACCAACGCCAAACCCCTAAAGAAGCAGCATCCCAGAATCAACATGAAGGTCCACCCGATGCCCAGGAAGCGCAACATCACCGTCCAATACGATATGAATGCGAGAGATCCTCTCTCTGAAGCTCAGGCCCTTCTGGGTCTCTCCTCCAAGAAGCTCAGACGCTTGCCTCACGTCTTCAGCCGCGTCCTCGAGCTCCCCTTTAGGTCCGACGCGGATGTCTCGGTCGAGGAGAAGCCAGATTGCTTCCGATTCATCGCTGAGGCCGATAACGATATCCGCAACGTACGGGCCCACACCGTTGAAATCCATCCCGGGGTAACTAAGATTGTGGTGAGGGAAAGTGGGTCCCTCGAATTGTCCTTGGACGAGCTTGAGCTCGATATGTGGAGATTTCGGCTACCCGAGTCGACCAGGCCCGAGTTGGCGAGCGCGGCCTTTGTCGATGGAGAGCTTATCGTGACGGTGCCCAAGGGCGAGGAGGGAGTGGAGAACGCTGAGGAAAATGgcattggtggtggtggagacGAGGATGTTTGGAGAGATGGGAATGGTGAGGGCTTTAGAGGAGGTATCGGAG